In Candidatus Leptovillus gracilis, one DNA window encodes the following:
- a CDS encoding replication-relaxation family protein: protein MANPVVKLRQTNNKQLRQHHASSRAREPLKISARQQAQLLWEQNRLSDRDINLIRGFIAVGMLTRHQIQRIFFRDHEKMAANRLARLYHQYFLDRTLAWGDEMRAMGLPACYIYTANRVGLEAYALCTGARYQQVPFNRDRYLLTRQNHKMLHDLQISEMFTRLQVGMQAMGWEMTWFNEWAAILRQEEEELVRPDGVAILERARSDMEVGYFIEMDRGNTDWQKKIAFYDRAYQRSAWRQVLRVTDYPAVLCVVVSEWVEAEAIQIVREKRPITRYLFKTWERFLAEDVYQGWLDPVTANESGLIG from the coding sequence ATGGCAAATCCTGTAGTGAAACTACGACAGACGAACAACAAACAACTGCGACAGCATCATGCCAGCAGCCGGGCGCGTGAGCCATTGAAGATAAGCGCGCGGCAGCAAGCGCAGCTGCTGTGGGAACAAAACCGGTTGAGTGATCGGGACATCAACCTGATTCGCGGTTTTATCGCCGTGGGAATGTTGACGCGGCATCAGATACAGCGCATCTTCTTTCGCGATCATGAAAAGATGGCTGCCAACCGGCTGGCCCGACTTTACCACCAGTATTTTCTGGACCGGACCCTGGCCTGGGGAGACGAGATGCGGGCGATGGGACTGCCCGCCTGCTACATCTACACGGCCAACCGGGTCGGGTTGGAAGCATATGCGCTGTGTACGGGCGCGCGTTATCAACAAGTCCCCTTCAACCGGGATCGTTACTTGCTGACGCGACAAAACCACAAGATGCTCCACGATTTGCAGATAAGCGAGATGTTCACCCGCTTGCAGGTAGGGATGCAAGCGATGGGTTGGGAGATGACCTGGTTCAACGAATGGGCAGCCATCTTGAGACAAGAAGAAGAGGAACTGGTCCGGCCCGATGGCGTGGCGATTCTGGAGCGGGCGAGAAGCGATATGGAGGTCGGCTACTTTATTGAGATGGACCGGGGCAATACCGATTGGCAGAAGAAGATTGCCTTCTACGACCGCGCCTACCAGCGCAGCGCGTGGCGGCAGGTCTTGCGCGTGACGGACTATCCGGCTGTGTTATGCGTTGTTGTGTCGGAGTGGGTGGAGGCTGAGGCGATACAGATAGTACGAGAAAAACGGCCGATAACCCGTTATCTG
- a CDS encoding ParM/StbA family protein, with protein MTNIGFDPGYGNTKIYGNEGGVTLPSHVAMKQNGHLGRMEGMQTRRPPLAVTVGERAFYVGAGAHDWGAPVESLDYARLSGSPEVRATLYAALSQYQRQHGTIARPITLMVGLPLGALGDEQRTIGAEMRGWLTGEHTWQANDVDHRVTIVQVLVTSQATAALYDYVLDDDGRFLPNRANHLNEEIGVVSVGFNTLELMVIREKRPLARFTGGSKHGVRALLQTMNGNGSYSLGELDERLRAGQAGSADLELWLSGVSGQIEKQWGDRWRQFAQVIVVGGGALLLRGQLSGYFRGKCHIPDEPVLAVARGMHKLLRLRDGRQTGGSQ; from the coding sequence ATGACGAACATAGGTTTTGACCCCGGTTACGGGAATACGAAGATTTACGGCAATGAGGGCGGCGTGACGCTGCCTTCGCATGTGGCGATGAAGCAGAACGGCCACCTGGGACGGATGGAAGGGATGCAAACTAGACGGCCGCCGCTGGCGGTGACGGTGGGGGAGCGGGCCTTCTACGTCGGGGCGGGAGCCCATGACTGGGGCGCGCCGGTGGAGAGCCTGGACTACGCCCGGCTGAGCGGTTCGCCCGAAGTGCGGGCGACGCTTTACGCTGCCCTCAGCCAGTACCAGCGGCAGCATGGGACTATCGCCAGGCCTATCACCCTGATGGTTGGCCTGCCGTTGGGGGCGTTGGGCGACGAGCAGCGGACGATAGGGGCGGAGATGCGCGGTTGGTTGACCGGGGAGCATACCTGGCAGGCCAATGACGTCGACCATCGTGTGACCATCGTGCAAGTATTGGTCACATCGCAGGCGACGGCCGCGTTGTACGACTATGTCCTCGATGACGACGGTCGTTTCCTGCCCAATCGCGCCAACCACCTCAACGAGGAGATTGGCGTGGTGTCGGTGGGCTTCAATACGCTGGAACTGATGGTCATCCGGGAGAAACGGCCGTTGGCCCGCTTCACCGGCGGCAGCAAACATGGCGTGCGCGCCCTGCTGCAAACGATGAACGGTAACGGCAGCTACTCGTTGGGGGAACTCGACGAGCGGCTGCGGGCGGGTCAGGCCGGCAGCGCCGACCTCGAACTCTGGCTGTCAGGGGTGAGCGGGCAGATTGAGAAGCAGTGGGGCGACCGCTGGCGGCAGTTTGCTCAGGTCATCGTGGTCGGCGGCGGGGCGCTGCTCTTGCGCGGCCAATTGAGCGGCTACTTCCGGGGTAAGTGCCACATCCCCGACGAGCCGGTGCTGGCGGTGGCGCGGGGGATGCACAAGCTGCTGCGGCTGCGCGACGGCCGCCAGACGGGAGGCAGCCAGTAA
- a CDS encoding DUF4417 domain-containing protein encodes MHSALRTPHSAIKFPGDNNLDIPALVHTPLAQVPAWLMPYRQRPVASELVSGAGLHFFLEDYRFEAVWNRPGQALKGLRPYTAVLTPDFSLYRDWPVAAQVWNVYRSRWCGAYWQANGLTVIPTVSWSTSVSYDFCFLGLPRHSLVALSTVGLRWRQDETARALFVAGFREMTRRLSPSRVLCYGDLPPLCHELAEIISYPTRWQGIRQARQWGERGTRRRGEGERE; translated from the coding sequence TTGCACTCCGCACTCCGCACTCCGCACTCCGCAATTAAATTTCCCGGCGACAACAATCTGGACATCCCAGCGTTGGTCCACACGCCGCTGGCTCAGGTTCCGGCCTGGCTGATGCCCTACCGGCAGCGGCCGGTGGCGAGCGAACTGGTTAGCGGGGCGGGGCTGCATTTCTTTTTGGAGGATTACCGCTTCGAGGCTGTGTGGAACCGGCCGGGGCAGGCGCTGAAGGGTTTACGGCCGTACACGGCCGTTCTGACGCCGGATTTCAGCCTCTACCGGGATTGGCCGGTGGCGGCGCAGGTGTGGAACGTCTACCGCAGCCGCTGGTGCGGCGCCTATTGGCAGGCCAACGGCCTGACGGTTATTCCCACAGTGAGCTGGAGTACGTCCGTGAGCTACGATTTCTGCTTTCTGGGCCTGCCACGTCACAGCCTTGTGGCCCTCTCCACCGTCGGCCTGCGCTGGCGGCAGGACGAGACGGCGCGAGCCTTGTTTGTGGCCGGTTTCCGCGAGATGACGCGGCGATTGTCGCCCAGCCGGGTGCTGTGTTACGGCGACCTGCCGCCGCTGTGCCATGAACTGGCCGAGATTATTTCCTATCCCACCCGCTGGCAGGGTATCCGCCAGGCGCGGCAGTGGGGAGAACGGGGGACAAGGAGAAGGGGAGAGGGGGAGAGGGAATAA
- a CDS encoding bifunctional DNA primase/polymerase, which yields MNELLQMALAYQAAGLSVIPLGRDKRPYWERLPQVPDRRRPGRTKGVWQPFREIPAGEVQIRAWFGDGQANVGLVGGRVSGGLVVLDFDHEAAAIFPAWLERVGGVAVSLPTSVTSKGFHVYLRLVEPIGNRTLAWSGDGRKRIETRGEGGYITAPPSRHASGHVYRWLWGEATAVPVLSAAAFKSILAAAAYFDQRPKKKQASRPTNGTAVLPWRGDALLRLQRYAHAALHREVVALGQMPSGGRNDCLNRAAFCLGRYVGAGLLPQAMVIAHLRQACQRNGLIADDGQQAFWNTLVSGLDAGMRQAVDPQQLLSRLDEGR from the coding sequence ATGAACGAATTGTTGCAGATGGCGCTGGCCTATCAGGCTGCCGGACTGTCGGTTATCCCGTTGGGGCGGGACAAACGGCCGTACTGGGAACGGCTGCCCCAGGTCCCCGACCGACGACGACCGGGGCGGACAAAGGGCGTGTGGCAGCCCTTTCGGGAAATTCCGGCCGGTGAGGTGCAGATTCGCGCCTGGTTTGGCGACGGGCAGGCCAACGTCGGGCTGGTCGGTGGCCGGGTGAGCGGCGGACTGGTGGTCTTGGACTTCGACCACGAAGCCGCCGCCATCTTCCCCGCCTGGTTGGAGCGGGTGGGGGGAGTGGCCGTCAGCCTGCCGACATCCGTGACGAGTAAAGGCTTTCACGTCTACCTGCGGCTGGTGGAACCGATCGGCAACCGGACATTGGCCTGGAGCGGCGACGGCCGTAAGCGCATCGAGACGCGCGGGGAGGGGGGTTACATCACCGCTCCGCCGTCGCGCCACGCTTCCGGCCATGTTTACCGCTGGTTGTGGGGCGAAGCAACGGCCGTGCCAGTTTTGTCGGCGGCGGCTTTTAAGTCCATATTGGCCGCCGCCGCCTACTTTGACCAGCGGCCGAAAAAGAAACAAGCCAGCCGACCCACGAACGGCACGGCCGTTCTCCCCTGGCGAGGAGATGCTCTCTTGCGCCTCCAGCGCTACGCCCATGCCGCCCTGCATCGGGAGGTGGTCGCCCTGGGGCAGATGCCGTCGGGGGGTCGCAACGATTGTCTGAACCGGGCTGCTTTCTGCCTGGGGCGCTATGTTGGCGCGGGCTTACTGCCGCAGGCGATGGTTATCGCCCACCTGCGTCAGGCGTGTCAGCGCAATGGTCTCATCGCCGATGATGGGCAGCAGGCCTTCTGGAATACCCTGGTCAGCGGCCTCGATGCCGGAATGCGCCAGGCAGTGGACCCGCAACAATTGTTGTCACGCCTGGATGAAGGGCGATGA
- a CDS encoding DUF1461 domain-containing protein, with the protein MTTEEMQYQLKNLFISLVCVGITLLVPAALLLNGIAGTIRPTTLYEIYHTLPEDAQGFSQTERLDLALLTLTYLHHPEPAVTAVRFLESQRLPGTNQPLYNERELAHLVDVKRLTEEVSRWRARLTWLLGLSLLALLAWPLARERAANALHRGVFMSFFLLFVSIAFITLFWPLFFYSFHYWLFPPGSWSFAASDSLIRLFPEDFWTAYANLLLLQSMFWVFGLVFAASAISWSVRPAAPPRQRQQQAEPGEAESEQLRLQAATSAGLLTIEQFTYYSDLAATERPSECDKEDEDPFG; encoded by the coding sequence ATGACAACAGAAGAAATGCAGTATCAATTAAAAAACCTATTCATCAGCCTGGTCTGCGTGGGGATAACGCTGCTGGTCCCGGCGGCGCTTCTCTTGAACGGCATTGCTGGGACCATTCGCCCCACGACGCTGTATGAGATATATCACACTTTGCCGGAGGATGCCCAGGGCTTCAGCCAGACCGAACGGCTGGACCTGGCCCTGCTGACCTTGACGTATCTACACCACCCGGAACCGGCGGTAACGGCCGTGCGCTTCCTGGAGAGCCAACGGCTGCCGGGCACAAACCAGCCGTTGTACAACGAGCGGGAACTGGCCCACCTGGTAGACGTGAAACGGCTAACCGAAGAGGTCTCCCGTTGGCGCGCGCGCCTGACCTGGCTGTTGGGACTGAGCCTGCTGGCGCTGCTTGCCTGGCCGCTGGCCAGAGAGCGAGCGGCCAATGCGTTACACAGAGGCGTCTTCATGAGCTTCTTCCTGCTGTTCGTTTCCATCGCCTTCATCACCCTGTTCTGGCCGCTGTTCTTCTACAGCTTCCATTACTGGCTTTTCCCACCTGGCAGTTGGAGCTTTGCCGCCAGTGACAGCCTGATTCGGCTCTTCCCCGAAGATTTTTGGACCGCCTACGCCAATCTGCTTCTCCTGCAATCCATGTTCTGGGTTTTCGGGTTGGTTTTTGCGGCCAGCGCAATCTCCTGGTCCGTTCGCCCAGCCGCGCCACCGCGCCAGCGGCAGCAACAGGCGGAGCCAGGCGAGGCAGAGAGTGAGCAGCTGCGTTTACAAGCGGCAACATCCGCCGGACTACTGACCATCGAACAGTTCACCTACTACTCCGACCTGGCCGCCACCGAACGGCCGTCAGAGTGCGACAAAGAGGACGAAGACCCTTTTGGGTAG
- a CDS encoding PPC domain-containing protein, producing the protein MKSTRYPWAIALFTFILALILATPALLPGLLAQTPNPTPPVVYLTPTVNATETPTAVPSATPDSGGVQPDAFEPNDTPETATPVSWGMVPATLHQGDVDYYALYLKTGQIVNLHTRSPHNLDTYLQVWQGAQLLAENDDSTATDLGSAVLFTVPADGWYIARVSPGGIASGSYELHVGLTDPTPTMTPSPTVTSSPTPTPSPTLTPTPTTPPTITPPFMGAGGTAGAASHPIAPVTAGLVAAALTTTPTLTTTAVLTTTISLHLLGPAQPAATPQVTTARVLIYYDANNNRQTDPGEGVPNVSVLAVDSQGQRLVRSFTNLQGEALFTLTNAPFERVATPFVSAWSARVRPGMVNEPISLGLPAVRLPVFLPVSQSESES; encoded by the coding sequence ATGAAATCTACTCGGTATCCCTGGGCCATTGCCCTGTTCACGTTCATTCTCGCCCTCATTTTGGCCACGCCGGCCCTCCTGCCAGGCCTGCTGGCCCAGACGCCCAACCCGACGCCGCCGGTGGTCTACCTGACGCCCACCGTAAACGCGACGGAAACGCCAACGGCCGTTCCCAGCGCCACGCCAGACAGTGGCGGCGTCCAACCCGACGCCTTTGAACCCAACGACACACCCGAGACGGCGACGCCGGTCAGTTGGGGCATGGTCCCGGCGACGCTGCACCAGGGCGATGTGGACTACTACGCCCTGTACCTCAAGACGGGGCAAATCGTCAACCTGCACACCCGTTCGCCCCACAACCTGGACACGTACCTTCAGGTGTGGCAGGGGGCGCAGCTGCTGGCCGAAAACGACGACAGCACGGCGACGGATTTAGGTTCGGCGGTGCTGTTCACAGTGCCCGCCGATGGCTGGTACATCGCCCGCGTATCGCCGGGCGGCATCGCCAGCGGCAGCTACGAGCTGCACGTCGGCCTGACCGACCCCACGCCGACCATGACGCCATCGCCCACGGTGACATCTTCACCGACGCCCACGCCGTCCCCGACGCTCACCCCGACCCCGACGACTCCGCCGACGATAACGCCGCCGTTTATGGGTGCGGGTGGGACAGCCGGAGCCGCGTCCCATCCCATCGCCCCGGTTACGGCTGGATTGGTTGCGGCCGCGCTGACCACCACGCCGACGCTCACGACAACGGCCGTCCTGACCACCACCATTTCCCTGCACCTGTTAGGCCCGGCGCAGCCGGCGGCCACGCCCCAGGTGACGACGGCGCGGGTCCTCATCTACTACGACGCCAACAACAACCGGCAGACCGACCCCGGCGAAGGCGTCCCGAATGTCAGCGTGCTGGCGGTGGACAGCCAGGGGCAGCGGTTGGTTCGCAGCTTCACCAATCTCCAAGGCGAGGCGCTCTTTACCTTGACCAACGCCCCTTTCGAGCGGGTGGCGACGCCCTTCGTCTCCGCCTGGTCGGCCCGCGTGCGCCCCGGCATGGTCAATGAGCCGATTAGTCTGGGCCTGCCGGCCGTGCGGCTGCCGGTGTTTTTGCCCGTTAGCCAGAGCGAGAGCGAGAGCTAG